Proteins encoded together in one Aurantiacibacter aquimixticola window:
- the hisD gene encoding histidinol dehydrogenase, producing MRRLYANKPDFETQFTRIVEDRRESDDSVERDVRDILERVRAGGDEALRDLTMRFDKHALTAELTSWRISADQTKAAYDFLEPEVKRALDLAAERIRAYHEGQKPEDRDYRDEKNVRLGARWSAVEAAGMYVPGGRAAYPSSLLMNAIPAKVAGVERLVVTTPTPHGEMNALMLAAAHICGVDEIWRVGGAQAVAALAYGTTRIKPVDVITGPGNAWVAEAKRQLFGVVGIDMVAGPSEILVIADEENDPDWIAADLLSQAEHDPDSQSILITDSAAYAAAVEDAVDVLLAQLSTRMTARESWENHGVVIVVEDLAAEAPALANRLAAEHVELAIADPEAMFAQIKHAGSVFLGRNTPEAVGDYVAGPNHVLPTGRRARFASGLSVLDFMKRTSFIELDEKSLKDIGPAAAALAEVEGLPAHARSVTVRL from the coding sequence ATGCGCCGCCTTTACGCAAACAAGCCCGATTTCGAGACGCAGTTCACACGCATCGTCGAGGACCGGCGCGAGAGCGACGACAGCGTCGAGCGCGACGTGCGCGACATCCTCGAAAGAGTGCGCGCCGGGGGTGACGAGGCGCTGCGCGACCTTACGATGCGGTTCGACAAGCATGCGCTGACGGCGGAGCTTACCAGCTGGCGCATTTCGGCGGACCAGACAAAGGCCGCTTACGATTTCCTCGAACCCGAAGTGAAGCGCGCGCTCGACCTCGCGGCGGAGCGCATCCGCGCCTATCACGAAGGGCAAAAGCCGGAAGACCGCGACTATCGCGACGAGAAGAACGTGCGCCTCGGCGCGCGGTGGAGCGCAGTCGAGGCAGCAGGCATGTATGTGCCGGGCGGGCGCGCGGCCTATCCCTCCAGTCTGCTGATGAATGCGATTCCTGCCAAGGTCGCGGGAGTCGAGCGGCTGGTGGTCACCACCCCCACCCCGCATGGCGAGATGAATGCGCTGATGCTGGCCGCCGCGCATATTTGCGGTGTCGACGAAATCTGGCGCGTGGGCGGAGCGCAGGCCGTGGCCGCGCTCGCCTACGGCACGACGCGGATCAAGCCGGTCGACGTCATCACCGGCCCCGGCAATGCCTGGGTCGCAGAGGCGAAGCGCCAGCTTTTCGGCGTGGTCGGCATCGACATGGTCGCGGGGCCGAGCGAGATCCTCGTCATCGCCGATGAAGAGAACGATCCCGACTGGATCGCCGCCGACCTGCTGAGCCAGGCCGAGCACGATCCCGACAGCCAGTCCATCCTCATCACCGACAGTGCCGCCTACGCCGCCGCCGTGGAGGATGCGGTCGACGTGCTGCTGGCGCAGTTGAGCACGAGGATGACCGCGCGCGAGAGCTGGGAAAATCACGGCGTCGTGATCGTGGTGGAGGATCTGGCGGCAGAGGCCCCCGCGCTCGCCAACCGCCTTGCCGCCGAACATGTCGAGCTCGCGATCGCCGACCCAGAAGCGATGTTCGCGCAGATAAAACATGCCGGCAGCGTCTTTCTTGGCCGTAACACGCCGGAAGCCGTCGGCGATTACGTGGCCGGTCCGAACCACGTCCTGCCGACCGGCCGCCGCGCACGGTTCGCCAGCGGGCTGTCGGTGCTCGATTTTATGAAGCGCACGAGCTTCATCGAACTCGACGAAAAGTCGCTGAAAGACATCGGCCCCGCGGCCGCCGCTCTTGCCGAAGTCGAAGGGCTGCCCGCTCATGCCCGCAGTGTGACGGTGAGGCTCTGA
- the hisG gene encoding ATP phosphoribosyltransferase, translating to MTHDSADTRFGPLIFAVPKGRILEEAVPVMERAGVVPEAAFHDKADRSLSFADESGQMRIFRVRAFDVATFVAFGAAQAGIVGSDVIEEFDYSELYAPVDLGIGACRLSVAEPKEPVEYKYGNASHLRVATKYPNITSRHFEKAGIQAECVKLNGAMELAPYSGLAGRIVDLVSTGQTLKSNGLIEKDTIMQVTSRLIVNRAALKTDPRVAALVECFRNATMKDAA from the coding sequence ATGACCCACGACAGCGCCGACACCCGTTTCGGACCCCTCATTTTCGCCGTTCCCAAGGGCCGCATTCTCGAAGAGGCGGTGCCCGTGATGGAGCGTGCGGGCGTCGTGCCCGAAGCGGCCTTTCACGACAAGGCGGATCGCTCGCTGAGCTTTGCCGACGAAAGCGGACAGATGCGAATTTTCCGCGTGCGGGCCTTCGATGTCGCCACCTTCGTCGCATTCGGCGCGGCGCAGGCAGGCATCGTCGGCTCCGACGTGATCGAGGAATTCGACTATTCGGAGCTCTACGCACCCGTCGATCTCGGCATCGGCGCGTGTCGCCTCTCGGTGGCCGAGCCGAAGGAGCCGGTCGAATACAAATACGGCAATGCCAGCCATCTGCGCGTCGCGACGAAATATCCGAACATCACCAGCCGCCATTTCGAGAAGGCCGGCATCCAGGCCGAATGCGTGAAGCTGAACGGCGCGATGGAGCTTGCGCCTTATAGCGGCCTTGCGGGACGGATCGTCGATCTCGTCTCCACCGGGCAGACGCTGAAATCGAATGGTCTGATAGAGAAAGACACGATCATGCAGGTCACCAGCCGCCTGATCGTCAACCGCGCCGCATTGAAAACCGATCCGCGCGTCGCTGCGCTGGTCGAATGCTTCCGCAACGCCACAATGAAAGACGCTGCCTGA
- a CDS encoding DUF2332 domain-containing protein — protein MAESGVMAIGSVAEAIAWQADHAEQSGAQGTARVIRALIPVLESDTAVGRRMANWQGLTLEDAMPLRIAGGLHSLHLAGEEDRLGDIYAGLITDQGQVDALVGETVETFDYRLLPWLDRPPQTNVAGRSAMVMAALLWLGEHIAPRFELNEIGASAGINTMMGRFAFDLGGVTTGPSLSSLRIAPDWRGSPPPSKKVEIVGAKGCDVAPIDLTDLAQAERLRAYIWPEASERMARLDTAIAMAERAPPELVRQDAADFVTERLAAEQQDGVTRVLFHTVMWQYLPEATRDAITAAMEAAGANAAPERPLAWIMSETNRETFKQECRVRYWPGGAEWTMLAESHPHGTWVEWLV, from the coding sequence ATGGCGGAAAGCGGCGTGATGGCGATCGGGAGCGTGGCGGAAGCCATCGCGTGGCAGGCCGATCATGCAGAGCAATCCGGCGCGCAGGGCACGGCCCGCGTGATCCGCGCGCTCATCCCGGTGCTGGAAAGCGATACTGCAGTGGGGCGGCGCATGGCCAACTGGCAGGGGCTCACGCTGGAAGATGCCATGCCGCTACGCATCGCGGGCGGGCTGCATTCGCTCCATCTCGCGGGCGAGGAGGATCGCCTGGGCGATATCTATGCCGGTCTGATCACCGATCAGGGGCAGGTGGATGCGCTTGTCGGTGAGACAGTAGAGACTTTCGATTACCGGCTGCTGCCCTGGCTCGATCGTCCGCCGCAGACCAATGTAGCAGGACGTTCCGCGATGGTGATGGCGGCGCTGTTGTGGCTTGGCGAGCATATCGCGCCGCGTTTCGAATTGAACGAAATCGGGGCCAGCGCGGGCATTAACACGATGATGGGGCGCTTCGCCTTCGATCTGGGCGGCGTGACGACGGGGCCAAGCCTATCATCGCTCCGCATCGCGCCCGACTGGCGTGGATCGCCGCCTCCATCGAAGAAAGTGGAGATCGTCGGCGCGAAAGGCTGCGATGTCGCGCCGATCGACCTCACCGACCTGGCGCAGGCCGAGCGGCTGCGCGCCTATATCTGGCCCGAAGCGAGCGAGCGGATGGCCCGGCTCGATACCGCTATCGCCATGGCCGAGCGCGCGCCGCCTGAACTGGTGCGCCAGGACGCCGCCGATTTCGTCACCGAAAGGCTGGCGGCAGAGCAGCAGGACGGCGTCACCCGCGTGCTATTTCATACCGTGATGTGGCAATATCTGCCCGAGGCGACCCGCGATGCAATCACCGCGGCGATGGAAGCAGCCGGGGCGAACGCCGCGCCGGAACGCCCGCTCGCCTGGATCATGTCGGAAACCAATCGAGAGACCTTCAAGCAGGAATGCCGCGTGCGATACTGGCCAGGCGGCGCTGAGTGGACGATGCTGGCCGAAAGCCACCCGCACGGCACATGGGTGGAGTGGCTGGTCTAG
- a CDS encoding alpha/beta fold hydrolase: MSDLARVELPNGIALDVWDSGPRDAPALIFLHGFPENHRTWRYQVEHLNTRFRCIAPDQRGYGDSSRPEGAEHYEAQALVGDVFGLAQALGVERFTVIGHDWGGALAWGVAAFGQASGVVERAVIANAPHPAVFQRLLFEDMSQREASQYMRAFRDPANDALVREHGLAPLLMKAVDWTGKVENDPAEQKLLIEQWADPDRAFAMLNWYRASGIAVPPMQEPVGLPPSYAEPAFPKIAIPTLVVWGMGDEALLPANVDRLGDWVEDLTVERVEGAGHFIPWEAPDKVNAALDGFLKA; encoded by the coding sequence GTGAGCGATCTCGCGCGGGTCGAGCTGCCAAATGGCATCGCGCTCGATGTCTGGGACAGCGGCCCGCGCGACGCGCCGGCGCTGATCTTTCTGCACGGCTTTCCCGAAAATCACCGCACCTGGCGTTACCAGGTCGAGCATCTGAACACCCGCTTCCGCTGCATCGCGCCCGACCAGCGCGGCTATGGCGACAGTTCGCGGCCCGAGGGGGCGGAGCACTACGAGGCGCAGGCTCTGGTGGGTGATGTGTTCGGTCTGGCGCAGGCGCTGGGCGTAGAGCGCTTCACGGTGATCGGTCACGATTGGGGCGGCGCCCTTGCCTGGGGCGTCGCCGCCTTCGGGCAGGCCAGCGGTGTGGTGGAGCGCGCGGTGATCGCCAACGCGCCGCACCCCGCGGTCTTCCAGCGGCTGCTGTTCGAAGACATGTCCCAACGCGAAGCCAGCCAGTATATGCGCGCCTTCCGCGATCCGGCGAACGACGCGCTGGTTCGCGAACACGGTCTCGCGCCGTTGCTGATGAAGGCGGTGGACTGGACGGGCAAAGTCGAGAACGATCCGGCAGAGCAGAAACTGCTGATCGAGCAGTGGGCCGATCCCGACCGCGCTTTCGCCATGCTGAATTGGTATCGCGCTAGCGGCATTGCCGTGCCGCCGATGCAGGAACCCGTCGGCCTTCCGCCAAGCTACGCCGAACCGGCTTTCCCGAAAATCGCCATTCCTACGCTGGTGGTTTGGGGCATGGGTGACGAGGCGCTGCTGCCCGCAAATGTGGATCGCCTTGGCGACTGGGTGGAAGACCTCACTGTCGAGCGGGTCGAGGGTGCGGGGCATTTCATCCCGTGGGAAGCGCCGGACAAGGTGAACGCGGCGCTGGATGGATTTTTGAAGGCCTAG
- a CDS encoding FKBP-type peptidyl-prolyl cis-trans isomerase: MTKLTFPLAALLLATPAAAQDAPEVGSLAWHNMQQAALAEAAATRGWTRLQDGVMFRRTAGDGSGPSPSVSDEITIHYTGSFVDGEVFDSSVARGEPATFPLSRLIEGWQIAIPQMGVGDTAEIVIPATSAYGLEGRGPIPGGATLKFTIELFGIPSRDIGA; this comes from the coding sequence ATGACTAAACTCACCTTCCCCCTCGCCGCCCTTCTGCTCGCTACGCCCGCCGCCGCACAGGACGCGCCGGAAGTCGGCAGCCTCGCCTGGCACAACATGCAACAAGCAGCGCTTGCCGAAGCGGCAGCGACGCGCGGATGGACACGGTTGCAGGATGGCGTGATGTTCCGCCGCACCGCTGGCGACGGCTCCGGCCCATCGCCCAGCGTATCGGACGAAATAACCATCCATTATACCGGCAGCTTCGTCGACGGCGAAGTGTTCGACAGCTCGGTCGCGCGCGGTGAGCCGGCGACCTTCCCGCTCTCTCGCCTGATCGAAGGCTGGCAGATCGCCATTCCGCAAATGGGCGTGGGCGACACCGCCGAGATCGTCATTCCGGCGACTTCGGCCTATGGTCTCGAAGGGCGTGGCCCCATCCCGGGTGGTGCAACGCTGAAATTCACCATCGAGCTTTTCGGCATTCCCAGCCGGGATATCGGCGCGTGA
- a CDS encoding pirin family protein → MSILKTVTPTSHDLGSFTVRRALPSREARMVGPFVFVDEFGPAQLDLGNGMDVRPHPHINLATVTWLFDGAIDHRDSLGTNSTIHPGTVNLMTAGKGIVHSERSPQTERAKGPSLYGMQTWLALPDGKEEIDPAFEAVSDLPRIEGDGAAACVIMGELWGERAATTTHAETIYAEMFLQEGGSIPIDAEADERAVMLVGGEAQLDGEPIALYDLVILKPGEAMTLASRAGGRVMLLGGEAFSTKRHVWWNFVSSDRERIEQAKEDWREGCFAKVPGDAEEFIPLPDGQPKTVSYP, encoded by the coding sequence ATGAGCATCCTGAAGACCGTCACGCCCACCAGCCACGATCTCGGCAGCTTCACCGTGCGGCGCGCACTGCCATCGCGTGAGGCGCGGATGGTGGGGCCGTTCGTGTTCGTCGATGAGTTCGGACCGGCGCAGCTCGATTTGGGCAACGGCATGGACGTGCGGCCGCATCCGCATATCAATCTGGCCACGGTCACCTGGCTGTTCGACGGAGCGATCGATCACCGGGACAGCCTCGGCACCAATTCCACCATCCATCCCGGCACGGTCAACCTGATGACGGCAGGGAAAGGCATCGTGCATTCCGAACGCAGCCCGCAGACCGAACGCGCCAAGGGGCCTTCGCTTTACGGCATGCAGACCTGGCTGGCCTTGCCGGACGGCAAGGAAGAGATAGACCCGGCCTTCGAAGCGGTCAGCGACTTACCGCGCATCGAGGGCGATGGCGCTGCCGCGTGCGTCATCATGGGCGAATTATGGGGCGAGCGCGCGGCGACCACCACCCATGCCGAGACGATCTATGCCGAGATGTTCCTGCAGGAAGGCGGCTCCATCCCGATCGATGCCGAGGCTGACGAGCGCGCAGTGATGCTTGTCGGCGGCGAGGCGCAGCTGGATGGCGAGCCCATCGCGCTTTACGACCTCGTGATCCTGAAACCCGGTGAGGCCATGACGCTAGCTAGCCGCGCGGGCGGGCGCGTGATGCTGCTCGGTGGTGAAGCCTTCTCGACGAAGCGCCACGTCTGGTGGAATTTCGTCAGCAGCGACCGGGAGCGGATCGAGCAGGCGAAGGAAGACTGGCGCGAAGGGTGCTTCGCGAAGGTGCCTGGCGATGCGGAGGAGTTTATCCCACTCCCCGATGGCCAGCCGAAGACCGTGAGCTATCCCTGA
- a CDS encoding glutathione S-transferase, with translation MSIELWYWPDIPGRGEFVRLFCEAFEIDYTDMAREQSADAMVEHMHGLEGIRPYAPPYIVDGDVTIGQTALVLQYLSDKEGHGSGEMETDLRLLQLQLDIADFVEEVHSVHHPIAHDLFYADQMDAAFEKAGYFRAQRIPKYLIHFDNALAANGGPFMLGQQPSHVDTSLFQIMEGLDYAFPNYMKEMQGSWVNLEGLQGAVPEIESVADYLASERRLEFNEDGIFRHYEELDDT, from the coding sequence ATGAGCATCGAATTGTGGTACTGGCCCGACATTCCCGGTCGCGGCGAATTCGTGCGCCTGTTCTGCGAGGCGTTCGAGATCGACTACACCGACATGGCGCGCGAGCAGAGCGCCGATGCCATGGTCGAGCATATGCACGGCCTCGAAGGCATTCGCCCTTACGCCCCGCCCTACATCGTCGATGGCGATGTGACGATCGGCCAGACCGCGCTGGTCCTGCAATATCTTTCCGATAAGGAAGGCCACGGCTCCGGCGAGATGGAGACGGATCTTCGGCTGCTGCAATTGCAGCTCGACATCGCCGATTTCGTGGAGGAAGTGCATAGCGTCCACCACCCTATCGCGCATGATCTCTTCTACGCGGACCAGATGGATGCCGCTTTCGAAAAGGCCGGCTATTTCCGCGCCCAGCGCATTCCCAAATACCTCATTCATTTCGACAATGCGCTGGCGGCGAATGGCGGCCCGTTCATGCTCGGGCAGCAACCCAGCCATGTCGACACCAGCCTGTTCCAGATCATGGAGGGCCTGGACTACGCCTTCCCCAATTACATGAAGGAAATGCAGGGCAGCTGGGTGAACCTGGAAGGTCTGCAAGGCGCGGTGCCGGAGATCGAGAGCGTCGCCGATTACCTCGCGAGCGAGCGACGGCTGGAATTCAACGAGGACGGCATTTTCCGCCATTACGAGGAACTGGACGACACATGA
- a CDS encoding BolA family protein, translating into MAGEMQTEIEMRLREELSPTRLEVINDSAHHAGHSGDDGSGESHFTVIVESSQFDGMSRLARQRKVLAALGDIPGERVHAFAMKCYAPGEAPT; encoded by the coding sequence ATGGCAGGCGAAATGCAGACGGAAATTGAAATGCGGCTGCGCGAGGAGCTGTCTCCGACGCGGCTAGAAGTGATTAACGACAGCGCGCATCATGCGGGGCATTCGGGCGATGATGGCAGCGGCGAAAGTCACTTCACGGTCATTGTGGAATCCTCGCAGTTCGATGGCATGTCCCGCCTCGCGCGCCAGCGAAAAGTGCTCGCTGCGCTGGGCGACATTCCGGGCGAGCGCGTCCACGCCTTCGCCATGAAATGCTACGCGCCGGGAGAGGCCCCGACATGA
- a CDS encoding DnaJ domain-containing protein, whose amino-acid sequence MRSQKFHGRYDSDGRECQHPTCREAGEFRAPGAQGNSFDGPGDWRWFCLDHVREFNAGYDWFDGMSADEIYAAQAPGSGWQTEIPAFRPTAGADGMPRWADFADPLDAIGARAGEVRRAAAGRKHERYSRFTPREREALSVMGLGPKADRKELRQRYSSLVRRYHPDRNGGDRSHEGRLQRVVEAYQLLRRAAAFG is encoded by the coding sequence ATGCGTTCCCAGAAGTTCCACGGCAGATATGATAGTGACGGGCGCGAATGCCAGCACCCCACGTGCCGCGAAGCGGGCGAATTTCGCGCCCCCGGCGCGCAGGGTAACAGCTTCGACGGACCGGGTGACTGGCGCTGGTTCTGCCTCGATCACGTGCGCGAATTCAATGCGGGCTATGACTGGTTCGACGGGATGAGCGCGGACGAGATCTATGCGGCGCAAGCGCCCGGCTCCGGTTGGCAGACCGAGATACCCGCTTTCCGTCCCACCGCGGGCGCCGACGGCATGCCGCGCTGGGCCGACTTCGCCGATCCGCTCGATGCCATTGGGGCGCGGGCAGGCGAGGTTCGACGGGCGGCTGCGGGTCGCAAGCATGAGCGATACAGCCGCTTTACGCCGCGCGAGCGTGAAGCGCTTTCGGTGATGGGGCTTGGCCCGAAGGCCGACCGAAAGGAATTGCGCCAGCGCTATTCGAGCCTGGTCCGACGCTATCATCCGGACCGCAATGGCGGCGACCGCAGTCATGAAGGACGTTTGCAGCGTGTCGTGGAGGCTTACCAGCTTTTGAGGCGGGCAGCGGCGTTCGGCTAG
- a CDS encoding oxygenase MpaB family protein, which yields MAGRALFDPAEFLRLKLVEGVRGVFNDTASGEAPVPPSDDAYFAKDTPVRMVHADVVSMMVGGMAALLLQMLHPHALRGVLEYSNFRADMHGRLRRTARFIAVTTYGHRDAADEAIERVNRIHKQVKGTLPDGTPYSATDPRTLAWVHVTEALMFLEAWLVHVRPDMPLSEQDEYFRQFALIARKLGADPVPETKAEAQAIFRDMRGELSAGPEAREVAELIVEGKTPGAAGAIQPFLANAAVNLLPPFARTMLGLESPGLAALPSRLVTNGLGGTLRWAFKQRP from the coding sequence ATGGCCGGTCGCGCGCTTTTCGATCCAGCAGAATTTCTCCGGCTGAAGCTGGTCGAGGGCGTGCGCGGCGTTTTCAACGACACCGCCAGCGGCGAAGCGCCCGTGCCGCCATCGGACGACGCCTATTTCGCCAAGGACACACCGGTCCGCATGGTCCATGCCGATGTGGTGAGCATGATGGTGGGAGGCATGGCCGCTCTGCTGCTGCAGATGCTCCACCCGCACGCGCTGCGCGGCGTTCTGGAATACTCCAATTTCCGCGCGGACATGCATGGCCGATTGCGCCGCACGGCGCGCTTTATCGCCGTGACCACTTATGGCCACCGGGACGCCGCCGACGAGGCCATCGAGCGGGTCAATCGTATTCATAAGCAGGTGAAGGGCACGCTGCCCGACGGCACGCCCTATTCCGCCACCGATCCGCGCACGCTCGCCTGGGTGCATGTGACGGAAGCGCTCATGTTTCTCGAGGCGTGGCTCGTCCATGTCCGTCCCGACATGCCCTTGTCTGAGCAAGACGAGTATTTCCGCCAGTTCGCCCTTATCGCGCGCAAGCTTGGCGCGGACCCGGTGCCGGAAACGAAGGCCGAGGCTCAGGCGATCTTCCGCGACATGCGCGGCGAATTATCCGCCGGACCGGAAGCGCGCGAAGTTGCGGAGCTGATCGTCGAGGGCAAGACACCGGGTGCTGCGGGAGCGATCCAGCCCTTTCTCGCCAATGCCGCGGTCAATCTGCTGCCGCCCTTCGCGAGGACCATGCTGGGGTTGGAGAGCCCGGGCCTCGCCGCGCTGCCCTCTCGCCTCGTCACCAACGGTCTTGGCGGCACGCTGCGCTGGGCGTTCAAGCAGCGCCCCTAG
- a CDS encoding glutathione S-transferase C-terminal domain-containing protein has translation MAGFGSYDRVMDTLDGCLSSRDYVCGKRFTMADVYVGAAVDWGLQFETMPARDSFAAYAKRLRARDAYKRSTGAAGG, from the coding sequence ATGGCCGGTTTCGGAAGCTACGACCGGGTGATGGACACGCTCGATGGCTGTTTATCGAGCCGCGACTACGTTTGCGGGAAGCGCTTCACCATGGCGGACGTCTATGTCGGCGCGGCGGTGGACTGGGGCCTGCAATTCGAGACCATGCCGGCGCGCGACAGCTTTGCCGCCTATGCCAAACGATTGCGCGCCCGCGACGCATACAAGCGCAGCACCGGCGCAGCAGGGGGCTGA
- a CDS encoding glutathione S-transferase: protein MSKYTFFFNPMSRAQIAHWAFAEAGVEPEIVQVEWEAKPAALLEANPMGKLPTIIHHADGGDRVITEAAAICHYLAEMDAPDLLPREKEKADYFRWMFFAAGPVEAAVTNHAMGWEPKGA, encoded by the coding sequence GTGAGCAAATATACCTTCTTCTTCAATCCGATGAGCCGCGCGCAGATTGCCCATTGGGCTTTCGCCGAGGCGGGGGTCGAGCCGGAGATCGTGCAGGTCGAGTGGGAAGCGAAGCCCGCCGCGCTGCTGGAGGCGAACCCCATGGGGAAGTTGCCGACGATCATCCACCACGCCGATGGCGGGGATCGGGTGATCACGGAAGCGGCTGCGATTTGCCACTATCTGGCCGAGATGGATGCGCCCGACCTGCTGCCGCGTGAGAAAGAAAAGGCGGACTACTTCCGCTGGATGTTTTTCGCCGCAGGGCCGGTCGAGGCCGCCGTCACCAATCATGCAATGGGCTGGGAACCGAAGGGCGCTTAG
- a CDS encoding DUF1428 domain-containing protein, with protein MAMYVQGFLIPVPEDKKNAYLALAKKSAEKFREYGVSEIVETWEDNVTDGKLTDFRRAVKAEAREKIVFSWMIWPDKATCDAAEEKMESDPFWAEMSDMPFDGKRLIYGGFSPIYTMGRDS; from the coding sequence ATGGCTATGTACGTTCAGGGTTTTCTTATTCCGGTTCCGGAGGACAAGAAAAACGCATATCTGGCGCTTGCGAAGAAATCGGCGGAGAAGTTCCGCGAATACGGCGTGAGCGAGATCGTGGAGACGTGGGAGGACAACGTCACCGACGGCAAGCTCACCGATTTCCGCAGGGCCGTGAAGGCGGAGGCGCGCGAGAAGATCGTCTTTTCCTGGATGATCTGGCCCGACAAGGCGACCTGCGACGCCGCCGAGGAGAAGATGGAAAGCGATCCTTTCTGGGCCGAAATGTCCGACATGCCCTTCGACGGCAAACGCCTCATCTACGGTGGCTTCTCACCCATTTACACGATGGGGCGCGACTCGTGA
- a CDS encoding AAA family ATPase, producing MNEMTTNSETGSTIMAAPDTEVDVRETFGVDVDMKVPAFSKADERVPDTDESYVFDPDTTLAILAGFSHNRRVMIQGYHGTGKSTHIEQVAARLNWPTIRINLDAHISRIDLIGRDAIVLRDGLQVTEFREGLLPWALQHPVALVFDEYDAGRPDVMFVIQRVLEQAGKLTLLDQNRVIRPDPHFRMFATSNTVGLGDTSGLYHGTQAINQGQMDRWNIVVGLNYLPAETEREIVAAKTTLGDDLVADMIRVADLTRQGFMNGDISTVMSPRTVITWAQNTEIFGDPGFSFRLSFLNKCDEAERMLVAEYYQRVFNKELPESVVSKS from the coding sequence ATGAACGAGATGACGACGAACAGCGAAACCGGCTCCACCATCATGGCAGCGCCCGACACCGAAGTGGACGTGCGCGAAACCTTCGGCGTCGATGTCGACATGAAAGTGCCCGCCTTTTCGAAGGCGGACGAGCGCGTTCCCGATACGGACGAAAGCTACGTCTTCGATCCCGATACGACGCTCGCGATCCTGGCGGGCTTCTCCCACAATCGCCGCGTCATGATCCAGGGCTATCACGGCACTGGCAAGTCCACGCATATCGAGCAGGTCGCCGCGCGTCTCAACTGGCCGACCATCCGCATCAACCTGGACGCGCATATCAGCCGGATCGACTTGATCGGGCGTGATGCCATCGTGCTGCGCGACGGATTGCAGGTCACCGAATTTCGCGAAGGTCTGCTGCCCTGGGCGCTGCAGCATCCAGTCGCACTGGTATTCGACGAATACGATGCGGGGCGTCCGGACGTGATGTTCGTCATCCAGCGCGTGCTGGAGCAGGCGGGCAAGCTGACCCTGCTGGACCAGAACCGCGTCATCCGCCCGGATCCGCATTTCCGCATGTTCGCGACGTCCAACACGGTGGGGCTGGGCGATACGAGCGGGCTCTATCACGGCACGCAGGCGATCAATCAGGGGCAGATGGACCGCTGGAACATCGTTGTCGGCCTGAATTACCTGCCCGCGGAGACCGAGCGCGAGATTGTCGCCGCGAAGACGACGCTGGGCGATGATCTGGTGGCCGACATGATCCGCGTGGCGGACCTGACACGGCAGGGCTTCATGAACGGCGACATCTCCACCGTGATGAGCCCGCGTACGGTCATCACATGGGCGCAGAACACGGAAATCTTCGGCGATCCCGGCTTTTCTTTCCGCCTCAGCTTCCTCAACAAATGCGACGAGGCGGAGCGGATGCTGGTTGCGGAATATTACCAGCGCGTGTTCAACAAGGAGCTGCCCGAAAGCGTGGTTTCCAAGAGCTAG